One region of Anaeromyxobacter paludicola genomic DNA includes:
- a CDS encoding metallophosphoesterase family protein has translation MRLGLVSDTHDLVDGHLHRLFAGCERILHGGDVADEDVLQELSLLAPVVAVRGNNDAGRWADALPELRVVEVGALRALLVHQLPSPDRPDPAVVRAIAREHADLVLFGHSHRPLVTRAGGVLFVNPGSAGPRRFSLPRTAGLLDVEGRRARISLFELSGEAPVPFGRPLEAEL, from the coding sequence ATGCGCCTCGGGCTGGTCTCGGACACCCACGATCTCGTGGACGGCCACCTCCACCGGCTGTTCGCCGGCTGCGAGCGCATCCTGCACGGCGGCGACGTCGCCGACGAGGACGTGCTGCAGGAGCTCTCGCTCCTCGCGCCGGTGGTGGCGGTGCGCGGGAACAACGACGCCGGCCGCTGGGCCGACGCGCTCCCCGAGCTCCGCGTCGTCGAGGTGGGCGCGCTCCGGGCCCTCCTGGTCCACCAGCTCCCCTCCCCCGACCGGCCGGATCCGGCGGTCGTGCGCGCCATCGCCCGGGAGCACGCCGACCTCGTCCTCTTCGGCCACTCCCACCGGCCGCTGGTGACCCGCGCCGGCGGCGTGCTCTTCGTGAACCCCGGCAGCGCCGGCCCGCGCCGCTTCAGCCTCCCGCGCACCGCCGGCCTGCTCGACGTCGAGGGGCGCCGCGCCCGGATCTCGCTCTTCGAGCTCTCCGGGGAGGCGCCCGTCCCCTTCGGCCGGCCGCTCGAGGCAGAGCTGTAG
- a CDS encoding class II glutamine amidotransferase, with translation MCRLFAQRSLLPARAVEPLCRTENALRFQSHKHPHGWGIAWYGPQGIRLRKGVLPAHEDDAFLAAARLARSPVILAHVRDASVGEVAPENTHPFVNGRWTFCHNGTVARYRRSAAVRRAIEAEIDVDLRPQLRGETDSERCFYLFLSRLLARRRPAGGYGLADLRAALLATSALVRRIADRGAEAESSLNFVVTDGRLLAACRWRRPLWVHQPDGAGGLFRVASERVGAGPWAEIPEGGFVGVDARLRVSAGALDAKPGRTAAA, from the coding sequence ATGTGCCGCCTCTTCGCCCAGCGCTCCCTGCTCCCCGCCCGCGCGGTCGAGCCCCTCTGCCGCACCGAGAACGCGCTGCGGTTCCAGTCCCACAAGCACCCTCACGGCTGGGGCATCGCCTGGTACGGCCCCCAGGGCATCCGGCTGCGCAAGGGCGTGCTCCCGGCGCACGAGGACGACGCCTTCCTGGCGGCCGCCCGTCTGGCCCGCTCCCCGGTGATCCTGGCGCACGTGCGCGACGCGAGCGTGGGCGAGGTGGCGCCCGAGAACACGCACCCGTTCGTCAACGGGCGCTGGACCTTCTGCCACAACGGCACCGTGGCCCGTTACCGCCGGTCGGCGGCGGTGCGCCGGGCCATCGAGGCGGAGATCGACGTCGACCTGCGGCCGCAGCTGCGGGGCGAGACCGACAGCGAGCGCTGCTTCTACCTCTTCCTCTCCCGGCTGCTGGCGCGCCGGCGCCCGGCGGGCGGCTACGGCCTCGCGGACCTCCGGGCGGCGCTGCTCGCGACGAGCGCGCTCGTCCGCCGCATCGCCGACCGGGGCGCGGAGGCCGAGAGCTCGCTCAACTTCGTCGTCACCGACGGCCGGCTGCTCGCCGCCTGCCGCTGGCGTCGCCCGCTCTGGGTGCACCAGCCGGACGGGGCCGGCGGGCTCTTCCGGGTCGCGAGCGAGCGGGTCGGGGCCGGGCCCTGGGCCGAGATCCCGGAGGGCGGCTTCGTGGGGGTGGACGCGCGGCTGCGCGTCTCGGCCGGCGCGCTCGATGCGAAGCCGGGCCGGACGGCGGCGGCCTAG
- the tsaE gene encoding tRNA (adenosine(37)-N6)-threonylcarbamoyltransferase complex ATPase subunit type 1 TsaE: MGAMSGPAQVFEARRTTRSAGATRKLGVRLGELLEPGDVVALVGELGAGKTQLIRGACEGAQVPAQEVASPTFAIVAQYRGRLPVFHADLYRVADEDELHATGFFDLVGGPGATLVEWADRIPGALPAERLELRLAHDPARPSVRHLEVRGTGARHAALARALLAPAPRGAVR; this comes from the coding sequence GTGGGAGCGATGAGCGGGCCCGCGCAGGTCTTCGAGGCCCGAAGGACCACGCGGTCGGCCGGGGCGACCCGCAAGCTCGGCGTGCGGCTCGGCGAGCTGCTCGAGCCCGGCGACGTGGTGGCGCTCGTGGGCGAGCTCGGCGCCGGCAAGACGCAGCTCATCCGCGGCGCCTGCGAGGGGGCCCAGGTGCCGGCGCAGGAGGTGGCGAGCCCCACCTTCGCCATCGTGGCGCAGTACCGGGGGCGGCTGCCGGTCTTCCACGCCGACCTCTACCGCGTCGCCGACGAGGACGAGCTGCACGCCACCGGGTTCTTCGACCTCGTGGGCGGCCCCGGCGCCACCCTGGTGGAGTGGGCCGACCGCATCCCGGGGGCGCTCCCGGCGGAGCGGCTCGAGCTCCGGCTGGCGCACGACCCGGCGCGGCCGTCGGTGCGCCACCTCGAGGTGCGCGGCACGGGGGCGCGCCACGCCGCCCTGGCGCGGGCCCTGCTCGCGCCGGCGCCGCGCGGGGCGGTCCGCTAG
- a CDS encoding NAD(P)H-hydrate dehydratase, translating into MRLATGEEMRAIDRTAIDELGVPGLALMERAGRAVAEAALALAGPGGRFLVLCGAGNNGGDGYVAARLLSAAGRAVELYALAPVEKLGPDARAMREEALAKGLAPRDAPALGRAEAGAGDVVVDAIFGTGLSRPPEGALAEGIAAAGRLREAGARVLAVDVPSGLAADTGDAPGACVRADRTVTFGLMKRGLVFFPGAELAGEVTVADIGLPPAALARVPARLALLGAREARALVPRRERDAHKGDAGRLLAVAGSAGKTGAAHLCLLGALRGGVGLAWLASRPEVLPLALGGLPEAMSLALPGEGPLGERDLAPLLEAAMAVDALVAGPGIPRGPATGPLLRELLARSGKPAVLDADALNALADAPGAVGPLPPSAVLTPHPGELARLLRQSIADVQRDRVATAVASAEALGCTVVLKGARTVVAAPGEVPWVIPTGNPGMATGGTGDVLAGLTGALLAGGIAPFDAARAAAWAHGRAGDLAARRLGERGLLASDLAHALGEVWVEWER; encoded by the coding sequence ATGAGGCTCGCGACCGGCGAGGAGATGCGGGCCATCGACCGGACCGCCATCGACGAGCTCGGCGTGCCCGGGCTGGCGCTGATGGAGCGGGCCGGCCGGGCCGTGGCCGAGGCCGCGCTCGCGCTGGCCGGTCCGGGCGGCCGGTTCCTGGTGCTCTGCGGGGCGGGGAACAACGGGGGGGACGGGTACGTCGCCGCGCGGCTCCTGTCCGCCGCCGGTCGCGCCGTGGAGCTCTACGCGCTCGCCCCGGTCGAGAAGCTCGGCCCGGACGCGCGGGCCATGCGCGAGGAGGCGCTCGCGAAGGGGCTCGCGCCGCGCGACGCGCCGGCGCTCGGGCGCGCCGAGGCGGGCGCGGGCGACGTGGTGGTGGACGCCATCTTCGGGACCGGCCTCTCGCGGCCGCCGGAGGGGGCGCTGGCGGAGGGGATCGCGGCCGCCGGGAGGCTGCGCGAGGCGGGCGCGCGCGTGCTCGCCGTGGACGTCCCCTCCGGCCTCGCCGCCGACACCGGCGACGCGCCGGGGGCGTGCGTACGCGCCGATCGGACCGTCACCTTCGGCCTCATGAAGCGCGGCCTGGTCTTCTTCCCCGGCGCCGAGCTGGCGGGCGAGGTGACCGTCGCCGACATCGGCCTGCCGCCCGCGGCGCTGGCGCGCGTCCCCGCCCGGCTGGCGCTGCTCGGGGCCCGGGAGGCTCGCGCCCTCGTCCCCCGGCGCGAGCGCGACGCCCACAAGGGCGACGCCGGCCGGCTGCTCGCGGTGGCCGGCTCCGCGGGCAAGACCGGCGCGGCCCACCTCTGCCTGCTGGGCGCGCTGCGCGGAGGGGTCGGGCTCGCCTGGCTCGCCTCCCGTCCGGAGGTGCTGCCCCTCGCGCTCGGCGGGCTGCCGGAGGCGATGAGCCTCGCGCTGCCGGGCGAGGGCCCGCTCGGCGAGCGCGACCTCGCGCCGCTCCTCGAGGCGGCCATGGCGGTGGACGCGCTCGTCGCCGGGCCCGGGATCCCGCGCGGCCCCGCCACCGGCCCGCTCCTGCGCGAGCTCCTCGCCCGGAGCGGCAAGCCGGCGGTGCTCGACGCCGACGCCCTGAACGCCCTCGCCGACGCGCCTGGCGCCGTGGGGCCGCTGCCGCCGAGCGCGGTCCTGACGCCGCACCCGGGCGAGCTGGCGCGGCTCCTGCGCCAGAGCATCGCCGACGTGCAGCGAGACCGGGTCGCGACCGCGGTCGCCTCGGCCGAGGCGCTCGGCTGCACCGTGGTGCTCAAGGGGGCGCGCACGGTGGTGGCCGCGCCCGGCGAGGTGCCGTGGGTGATCCCCACCGGCAACCCCGGCATGGCGACCGGCGGCACCGGGGACGTGCTCGCCGGGCTCACGGGCGCGCTGCTCGCGGGCGGCATCGCCCCCTTCGACGCGGCCCGGGCCGCGGCCTGGGCGCACGGCCGCGCCGGCGACCTCGCGGCGCGGCGGCTCGGCGAGCGCGGCCTCCTCGCCTCGGACCTGGCGCACGCGCTCGGGGAGGTCTGGGTGGAGTGGGAGCGATGA
- a CDS encoding holo-ACP synthase, translated as MILGLGIDLVEISRVERILGGRPELAARFLARCFTEGERRYCEARGAGRAASYAARFAAKEAVMKALSAPAGLRFTDVEVTRPGGRPEVALRGAAERAASALGVRRVHLALTHDAGTAAASVVLEGEGR; from the coding sequence GTGATCCTGGGGCTCGGCATCGACCTCGTGGAGATCTCCCGCGTCGAGCGGATCCTGGGCGGTCGCCCGGAGCTCGCGGCGCGCTTCCTCGCCCGCTGCTTCACCGAGGGGGAGCGGCGCTACTGCGAGGCGCGCGGCGCGGGGCGGGCGGCGAGCTACGCGGCCCGGTTCGCCGCCAAGGAGGCCGTGATGAAGGCGCTCTCCGCCCCGGCGGGCCTCCGCTTCACCGACGTGGAGGTGACGCGCCCCGGGGGCCGCCCGGAGGTGGCGCTGCGCGGCGCGGCGGAGCGCGCGGCGTCGGCGCTCGGGGTGCGCCGGGTGCACCTCGCGCTCACGCACGACGCCGGCACCGCCGCGGCCTCGGTGGTGCTCGAGGGGGAGGGGCGATGA
- a CDS encoding pyridoxine 5'-phosphate synthase: MPARLGVNVDHVATLRQARRAAYPDPVAAALLAELAGADQITVHLREDRRHVQDRDVEVLRRTVASRLNLEMAAVAPMVELARRLRPDVATLVPERRQELTTEGGLDVAGRLDEVRAAVGALREAGIEVSLFVDPDLAQVDAARAAGADAVEIHTGRYCDAPEGPARDQELHRIVTAARAAAERKLRVAAGHGLHYRNVLPVAAIPEITELNIGHAIVAQAVLVGLERAVREMKDLLALGAAGR, from the coding sequence ATGCCCGCACGCCTCGGAGTCAACGTCGATCACGTGGCCACGCTGCGCCAGGCGCGCCGCGCCGCGTACCCGGATCCGGTCGCGGCGGCGCTCCTCGCCGAGCTGGCCGGGGCCGACCAGATCACGGTCCACCTCCGCGAGGATCGGCGCCACGTGCAGGACCGCGACGTGGAGGTGCTCCGGCGCACGGTGGCGAGCCGGCTCAACCTCGAGATGGCCGCGGTCGCCCCCATGGTCGAGCTCGCCCGGCGGCTGCGCCCCGACGTGGCGACCCTGGTCCCGGAGCGGCGGCAGGAGCTCACCACCGAGGGCGGGCTCGACGTCGCCGGCCGGCTCGACGAGGTGCGCGCGGCCGTGGGCGCGCTGCGGGAGGCCGGCATCGAGGTCTCGCTCTTCGTCGATCCGGACCTGGCCCAGGTGGACGCGGCCCGGGCGGCCGGCGCCGACGCGGTCGAGATCCACACCGGCCGGTACTGCGACGCGCCCGAGGGGCCCGCCCGCGATCAGGAGCTGCACCGGATCGTGACGGCCGCCCGCGCCGCCGCCGAGCGGAAGCTCCGGGTCGCCGCCGGGCACGGCCTCCACTATCGGAACGTGCTGCCGGTGGCCGCCATCCCCGAGATCACCGAGCTCAACATCGGCCACGCCATCGTGGCCCAGGCGGTGCTGGTCGGGCTCGAGCGGGCGGTGCGGGAGATGAAGGACCTGCTGGCGCTCGGGGCGGCCGGCCGGTAG
- the glmM gene encoding phosphoglucosamine mutase: protein MTAEMALQLGRALAYLVRSGPHRHRIVIGKDTRLSGYLLEQAIASGISSMGVDVELCGPLPTPGIAFITQSMRADAGVVISASHNPYQDNGIKFFSRDGFKLPDEVELRIERLVLGTAGDDGGAEDFHALRPTANRIGKAKRINDAVGRYVVFLKSLFPKELTLDGLTVVVDCANGAAYKVAPAVFEELGAKVVCLNVKPDGKNINDGCGAVHPEQMARCIQKHRAHLGLALDGDADRVILADEQGRVVDGDAIMAILGRDLIRQEALARKTVVATVMSNIGLERALREVGGRVVRTQVGDRYVVEEMRRSGYNFGGEQSGHLIFLDHVTTGDGVCAALNILAVMRREERPLSELTRCFQPVPQVQLNLAVREKRPLDELPEVQRAVAAVERALDGEGRVVVRFSGTENKARVLVEGPDAAAIAAHAERIAEELKKALA from the coding sequence ATGACCGCCGAGATGGCGCTGCAGCTCGGGCGGGCCCTCGCGTACCTGGTGCGGAGCGGGCCGCACCGGCACCGGATCGTCATCGGGAAGGACACCCGGCTCTCGGGCTACCTCCTCGAGCAGGCCATCGCCTCGGGCATCAGCTCGATGGGCGTGGACGTGGAGCTGTGCGGACCGCTGCCCACGCCCGGGATCGCCTTCATCACCCAGTCGATGCGCGCCGACGCCGGGGTGGTCATCAGCGCCAGCCACAACCCTTACCAGGACAACGGCATCAAGTTCTTCTCGCGCGACGGCTTCAAGCTGCCCGACGAGGTGGAGCTCCGCATCGAGCGGCTGGTGCTCGGGACGGCCGGGGACGACGGCGGCGCCGAGGACTTCCACGCGCTGCGCCCCACCGCCAACCGGATCGGCAAGGCGAAGCGGATCAACGACGCGGTGGGGCGCTACGTCGTCTTCCTCAAGTCGCTCTTCCCGAAGGAGCTGACGCTCGACGGGCTCACGGTGGTGGTGGACTGCGCCAACGGCGCCGCCTACAAGGTCGCGCCGGCGGTGTTCGAGGAGCTCGGCGCCAAGGTGGTCTGCCTCAACGTCAAGCCCGACGGGAAGAACATCAACGACGGCTGCGGGGCGGTCCACCCGGAGCAGATGGCCCGGTGCATCCAGAAGCACCGCGCCCACCTCGGCCTCGCCCTCGACGGCGACGCCGACCGCGTGATCCTGGCCGACGAGCAGGGGCGGGTGGTGGACGGCGACGCCATCATGGCCATCCTCGGCCGGGACCTCATCCGCCAGGAGGCGCTCGCCAGGAAGACCGTGGTCGCCACGGTGATGAGCAACATCGGGCTCGAGCGCGCCCTGCGCGAGGTGGGCGGCCGGGTGGTGCGGACGCAGGTGGGGGACCGCTACGTCGTCGAGGAGATGCGCCGGTCGGGCTACAACTTCGGCGGCGAGCAGTCGGGACACCTCATCTTCCTCGACCACGTGACCACCGGCGACGGCGTCTGCGCCGCGCTCAACATCCTGGCCGTCATGCGGCGCGAGGAGCGCCCGCTCTCGGAGCTGACCCGCTGCTTCCAGCCGGTGCCGCAGGTGCAGCTCAACCTGGCCGTCCGCGAGAAGCGGCCGCTCGACGAGCTGCCCGAGGTCCAGCGGGCGGTGGCCGCGGTGGAGCGGGCGCTCGACGGCGAGGGGCGGGTGGTCGTGCGCTTCTCCGGCACCGAGAACAAGGCCCGCGTCCTCGTGGAGGGGCCGGACGCGGCCGCCATCGCGGCCCATGCGGAGCGCATCGCCGAGGAGCTGAAGAAGGCTCTCGCCTGA
- the cdaA gene encoding diadenylate cyclase CdaA, with product MTTEALDYLLGPGTRWRDLGLAVVDTGVVSYLFYRMLLLIRGTKALNVLVGLSVLGVAYLASQLAGLVTLNWLLGHFLTYSFMFGVIVLFQADIRRGLAHLGGRGILSWLQPGDRAAQVGAVEAVVRASVDFSRRKVGALIVFERLADLYDVMDTGVRLDSALTPELLGSIFHNGGPLHDGAVVIQRGRIVAARCLLPLTQREAAPELGTRHRAALGLAEEVDAAVVVVSEERGEISLAVDGQLTRRLDEHALRERLLALLVEDGPSRPAAAPRSGPRRKEPRAAI from the coding sequence ATGACCACCGAAGCCCTCGACTACCTCCTCGGCCCCGGCACCCGCTGGCGCGACCTCGGCCTCGCGGTCGTGGACACCGGCGTGGTGAGCTACCTGTTCTACCGGATGCTCCTGCTCATCCGCGGGACGAAGGCGCTCAACGTCCTCGTCGGGCTCTCGGTGCTGGGGGTCGCGTACCTCGCGTCGCAGCTCGCCGGGCTGGTGACGCTCAACTGGCTGCTCGGGCACTTCCTCACCTACTCCTTCATGTTCGGCGTGATCGTGCTCTTCCAGGCCGACATCCGGCGCGGCCTCGCCCACCTGGGCGGCCGCGGCATCCTCTCCTGGCTCCAGCCGGGCGACCGGGCCGCGCAGGTCGGCGCGGTGGAGGCGGTGGTCCGCGCGTCGGTGGACTTCTCGCGGCGCAAGGTGGGCGCGCTCATCGTGTTCGAGCGGCTCGCCGACCTCTACGACGTGATGGACACCGGCGTGCGGCTCGACTCGGCGCTCACCCCCGAGCTCCTCGGCAGCATCTTCCACAACGGGGGGCCGCTCCACGACGGCGCGGTGGTGATCCAGCGCGGCCGCATCGTCGCGGCCCGCTGCCTGCTGCCGCTCACGCAGCGCGAGGCCGCCCCCGAGCTCGGCACGCGCCACCGCGCGGCGCTGGGCCTCGCCGAGGAGGTGGACGCGGCGGTGGTGGTGGTCTCGGAGGAGCGGGGCGAGATCTCGCTGGCCGTGGACGGCCAGCTCACGCGCCGGCTCGACGAGCACGCCCTGCGCGAGCGGCTGCTGGCGCTGCTGGTGGAGGACGGCCCGTCCCGCCCCGCCGCCGCCCCGCGGAGCGGCCCCCGCCGGAAGGAGCCCCGTGCCGCGATCTGA
- the folP gene encoding dihydropteroate synthase, translating to MLPVAIGPRTFAGPGPFVMGVLNVTPDSFSDGGRHAGVERALAWAERLRADGADLLDVGGESTRPGAPAVSAQEEIDRVVPVVERLARGGYPLPISVDTWKAEVARAALAAGAHLVNDIQGLADPAMARAVAEAGAPVVAMHMRGTPADMQSRAVYGDVVTEVRAELEAVLARALAAGIPRERVILDPGLGFAKTAAHNLLLLRELPRLRIEGCALLVGPSRKSFIGHVTGAPVEARLPGTLAAVAAAVLAGAELVRVHDVAEARQAAQVAAAIRDASQSPDAR from the coding sequence GTGCTCCCCGTCGCGATCGGGCCCCGGACCTTCGCCGGTCCGGGGCCCTTCGTCATGGGCGTCCTCAACGTGACGCCCGACTCCTTCTCGGACGGCGGGCGGCACGCCGGCGTCGAGCGGGCGCTCGCGTGGGCGGAGCGGCTCCGCGCCGACGGTGCCGACCTGCTCGACGTCGGCGGCGAGTCCACCCGGCCGGGCGCGCCGGCGGTCTCGGCGCAGGAGGAGATCGACCGCGTGGTCCCGGTGGTGGAGCGGCTCGCGCGCGGGGGCTACCCGCTCCCGATCTCGGTGGACACCTGGAAGGCGGAGGTGGCCCGGGCCGCCCTCGCGGCCGGCGCCCACCTCGTGAACGACATCCAGGGGCTCGCCGACCCGGCGATGGCGCGCGCCGTCGCCGAGGCGGGGGCGCCGGTGGTGGCCATGCACATGCGCGGCACGCCCGCCGACATGCAGTCTCGCGCCGTCTACGGCGACGTGGTGACCGAGGTCCGCGCCGAGCTCGAGGCGGTCCTCGCCCGCGCGCTCGCGGCCGGGATCCCGCGCGAGCGGGTGATCCTCGACCCCGGCCTCGGCTTCGCGAAGACGGCCGCGCACAACCTCCTGCTGCTGCGCGAGCTGCCCCGGCTCCGCATCGAGGGCTGCGCGCTCCTCGTCGGGCCGTCCCGCAAGAGCTTCATCGGGCACGTCACCGGCGCTCCGGTGGAGGCCCGCCTCCCGGGGACCCTGGCCGCGGTCGCGGCGGCCGTGCTCGCCGGCGCGGAGCTCGTGCGGGTCCACGACGTCGCCGAGGCGCGCCAGGCGGCCCAGGTGGCCGCCGCCATCCGCGACGCTTCCCAATCCCCGGACGCGCGATAG